Below is a window of Nicotiana tabacum cultivar K326 chromosome 19, ASM71507v2, whole genome shotgun sequence DNA.
AGAGCTTCAAGTATATAAGGACATAGTACCTTGTATGTCTTGTCCCCGAAGAAGTGAATTTCGTTAAATTCATCGAGGTATCTCAAGCAATATGTCTTATCCCAGCCTTGAGGGAAAACCTAACACAAGCAAAATTTTCCAAGTTATCCCTTGAGAAGCTACTGTTATGAACTAAAAGACTACTTAGCGCAAGCAAAGACTTGAGCTGCTCACATCAAAACTGATTTGGCCTCCAATAGAAAAGGTGAGATTAAGGTGTGCAAATTTTTGGCGGAGCACTGTTACCATTGTTTCACGTATCTTTTGAACCTGGATATATTTTGTTAAGCCATTACTTTAAGAACAATCAAAAAGGAAGAAGCACATCTTAGTAAAATAGCTGCAATCACGATTTGCAGTACCGCAGGAAGCGAttatactttttctttttctgtgatAAACTAGAATAAGTGTTTATACCTTGTCATACTTTTCAAACTCATCCCTTTCTTCCTGACTACAATTCCTCCCAATGGGTGATACATTTAGCATGCCACTTCGAAACTCGATGAATGTTCCTCTGCAAAAGAGACAGCGACTAAGATTTTTGCCAGAAACAAGCTCACTAAATCTTTCATTATGCTCACCTCTTTATTGGAATATCCAAGTCAGCAATGTAGTGGAGTGTAAAGTTAATAAATTCCTGCACATCATTTTCAGTTCATCAACACATCTTGGTCTTCCACATATGCTATCATTAGTTTAGGCAGGTAAGACTGTAAAATTCCCTCCCGACTTTACACAATAACGTACATTGACCTCTTTAATACTTGGTTCTTATGGAGAAATCATTAAGCGGAAGAAGCAATCACTTACTTTGAGCTTCTCATCGCCAAGAAATGACTTCAAGCTCTGCATAAAGGGGTTCACATCACTTTAAGAAGAAATCGCTTCACAAATGagcaattaaaagaaagaatataGCAATGTGTTCCAAAATGGGAACATAGGGACATATCTTGAAGTCATTCCTCAACTCTTGATATTATTATCTACGTAAATGGCAGTTGGTAGACAAAGTTTTCATTTCTATGAAGAAACATACAAACTGGAACTAACAGTTCAGGACTAAACTATAACTTGGGTGAAAAGTTGCAAACTGGGCTTGAGTGACAAATTGCAACTACATTTTATTCTCATGTTAAAAAGTTTCAATAACAAGCTTATGTTTGGACACAAAAGGATTTGGTTAAAATTTGAGGCCAAATACTCCCAAGAGCAAATGAAATCTCAGTTTAAGTATCGAACAAAGGCAAAACATGACATGATATACATAACCTGCATAGGTATCAGTGTCCCCTTCCTCATTAAAGCTTCTATGGTGCAGGcgtagagaaaaagaagtcatagtATCCAAAGATATCTTTCGACTTTAACCAAAACCACAATCGAAAGCAAAATTATAAGATTAAATCCAAATCTTTCCCATTACCTGTGTTCCAATAAGCTTCCCATCCTTATGTGCTACAAGGCCATTTTCAGAGAAACAATAATCATAATCTTTTGTAACTGCATACAAAATGTATAAGAGAAGTCAATACACAGAAGAAGTAGGTAACTACCACATCAATCCAAGAGCCGTATTTTCCAATATTTGTTATCCAAGATAATCATGAGAAGAAGTTAAAAGGCACAATAAACACCCATTTTCCTGTTGTCATTTTCCTAGATTAATTGGACATATAGCTTAAGGGTACAGCGTCGAATATATGCATATTTACCATAGAAGTGGGTACAAAAATGAGTTTAATGGATACTCTTTCTAAATATTTGAGATTTTTACTAGGTTGAAAGTGGAATGCATTTTAAGAAGTATAAAACTAAAAACTGCATAAAGTATTGACAGGAACAGATGACATCTAAATGAAAATGGACAGCATATTGGGATGACATAAATGGGAGGGAGAAGTCTTTTAGGATGGAACGAGTAAGCAAAAGAGACTTGGGCAATGGGGAAGGAAAGAAGCTGGAGAGCGCAGGGGCTTTATGATTAATGGCACACCTAAAATGCTTAACGTCAACAACTAAGGTTTCACAAAGAGTGTATTTCTTTCTTTattcccttcttcttcttttttttccaatttgAAGGTCCATGTATATTAAACTTTCAGGTGACCTTCATGAGAGTCCTCAAAGACACCCTCAAAGAGACAGGCACATTCTTTTCAGTGGCTAGCCATttgatttattttgactgtttgaATCATGTAAGATACACAGAGTGCCAACAGTTCCAAGTGTGTCAAAGATGGATTGCTTTCCTTGTATTTAGGCTCAAATTTTCCTCTGGAGAAAGAAAGATACTATACAACCAGAGGATGAGGTGATCACATCATGActgtttctcctttcttttctGGTCATTTGGGGGATGAAGGGGTAGCAACTTACTACATATGACATATCTACACTTCCATGGGATAGTTCTCATGTGAACACACAAGGACCTCAAAGGACGGAACCAAATTTAGGAGGATAAAACAATTTCACCAGCTTAGATGGAGCCATAACAAAAAGGGTACCTAGTAAAACAAAATCTCCAAATCTAAATTCGTTCAATGTTCTTCCATTAGCCTTTAGGCTGATGCAACCATGGTTCTACTCTTGCACTAATGCTAGGAGGAACTTTAGGTTCAGAGCTACACACATGAGCTCTAGTTGAACTGATGCAGCACATCAACTACAATCCTATCCACAAATTTTCAGGTCATCAACCGTGAATCATTAACTATAAATCTCTCACTGAAATCTGGCTAAACTAACCTGTCTTTCCAAGCTGTTCTGATATCTTGACAAGGTCTGAACCTCCAACAACTCCAACAGTGACAACCTGTAAAGACAAACTTGAaggatttttttaaaataacaacTACAAAGAATAAGACTTCTCCACAAGGAGGAAAATAAGGAATATATTACAAAGATCATCTACCTTTCTGAGTTCCCGCATGAACTCCAACATTTCTGGAGTAACTACCTGAAAGTGTGAGGGAAATTcgaaagaagaaaattcaaaatctttAAAGGGATGATAAACTTGACTAGGaagtaaattggtttaaaaagaaagaaaaagaaggagcACATCTGAAACATCATGAGAGGGGGACATCTGAAACACTAATGAATTCTAGACAATATTTGTACATGCAAGCAAGAAATCTCATCTCCAATCACGATAAGCAAACATTAGAACATAGTTTAAGttacaaaacaacaacaactactactactactacactATTACTTGGGGTCAGTTATATGAATCCTCCACATCCATTCTACTCTATAGGATGGAATCAGTTATATGGATCCTCCATATCCATCTTACTCTATTCAGTATCATCTCATACAGTTTTACTTGCAAATGAACAATTTAAGAGAAAACTACAAAGAGCCAATGATACCTTGCGAGGTGCTGTAAGAGTTCCATCCACATCAAACAAAGCAATTAAGCCAGCCTTCCTTACAGCCATTTAGTCTACAACTCTCACTGCATCCAAAGATCTCACTTTTCTACTTCATTTTCCAAATAAAAAAACACAAGGAAAACGAAAAGATCTAAAGATGAATGAAACAATACAAACCATGCGGTAAGAGATATGTATATCACAG
It encodes the following:
- the LOC142173268 gene encoding phosphomannomutase-like is translated as MAVRKAGLIALFDVDGTLTAPRKVVTPEMLEFMRELRKVVTVGVVGGSDLVKISEQLGKTVTKDYDYCFSENGLVAHKDGKLIGTQSLKSFLGDEKLKEFINFTLHYIADLDIPIKRGTFIEFRSGMLNVSPIGRNCSQEERDEFEKYDKVQKIRETMVTVLRQKFAHLNLTFSIGGQISFDVFPQGWDKTYCLRYLDEFNEIHFFGDKTYKGGNDYEIFESERTVGHTVTSPEDTVEQCSILFLGKDNGSS